The Cellulomonas sp. P24 genome contains a region encoding:
- a CDS encoding tetratricopeptide repeat protein, protein MSQPSAPRPQLDVRGAIDLSALQTPPAPAPGEPGGLPAAGGYTVDVTTASFGDAVQASTTYPVVVLLWSRRSAPSIELARDLGRVVEAKAGAVQLVRVDVDAEPQIAAAFQVQGVPAVVALLAGQPIPLFQGVATAEQLVGLIGQLLQAAATNGITGVAPAGPVAESAPEEEAEPPLPPLHQAAYDAIERDDLPAAIAAYEQALRENPRDDLAREGLAQVRLMDRTRDLDPAAVRARAGASPTDLTAQLEAADVDVLEGHVEEAFVRLTTLVARSAAADKETLRMRLVELFDVVGGSDPRVVSARRALANALY, encoded by the coding sequence GTGAGCCAACCGTCTGCACCGCGACCGCAGCTTGACGTCCGGGGCGCGATCGATCTCTCAGCGCTCCAGACCCCGCCGGCACCGGCCCCCGGCGAGCCCGGCGGGCTGCCGGCTGCAGGTGGCTACACCGTGGACGTCACGACGGCGTCGTTCGGGGACGCGGTCCAGGCGTCGACGACGTACCCCGTCGTCGTCCTGCTGTGGTCGCGGCGCAGCGCCCCGTCGATCGAGCTGGCACGTGACCTGGGACGCGTGGTCGAGGCCAAGGCCGGTGCGGTCCAGCTGGTCCGGGTCGACGTCGATGCGGAACCCCAGATCGCGGCCGCGTTCCAGGTCCAGGGCGTCCCCGCAGTAGTAGCCCTGCTGGCAGGTCAACCGATCCCGCTGTTCCAGGGCGTGGCGACCGCTGAGCAGCTCGTCGGGCTCATCGGGCAGCTCCTGCAGGCCGCGGCGACCAACGGCATCACCGGTGTCGCGCCTGCGGGGCCGGTGGCAGAGAGCGCACCCGAGGAGGAGGCCGAGCCGCCTCTCCCGCCGTTGCACCAGGCGGCGTACGACGCCATCGAACGGGACGACCTTCCGGCGGCCATCGCGGCGTACGAGCAGGCGCTCCGGGAGAACCCGCGTGACGACCTCGCGCGCGAGGGGTTGGCGCAGGTGCGCCTGATGGACCGGACCCGCGATCTGGACCCGGCCGCGGTGCGTGCACGAGCGGGCGCGTCACCGACGGATCTGACCGCGCAGCTCGAGGCGGCGGACGTCGACGTCCTCGAGGGGCACGTGGAGGAGGCGTTCGTCCGGCTGACGACGCTGGTGGCACGGTCGGCGGCGGCGGACAAAGAGACCCTGCGGATGCGCCTCGTGGAACTCTTCGACGTGGTCGGAGGCTCGGATCCGCGTGTTGTGAGTGCACGACGGGCGCTTGCGAACGCCCTGTACTGA